From the Sporosarcina luteola genome, one window contains:
- a CDS encoding glyoxalase has product MIKSATLYTNNLKALRRFYGNVLELDVMESTVEQFTVRIGESHLTFKQSEQPAFYHFAINIPGNQFSMMKYWMLDRVTLNREEGRDEVYFPSFDADAMYFEDPVGNIVELIGRRKRDLFGDLTKESFLNISEIGITTPHVVEVGDELQDLGIPLRNGTEVEPDELNFLGRGDNYIVLVPPGRRWYFSKKVSEAYPLELTWNEAHIKVDGEGKLSFE; this is encoded by the coding sequence TATATACAAACAATCTAAAAGCATTACGACGTTTTTACGGAAACGTGTTGGAACTTGATGTGATGGAATCGACAGTTGAGCAGTTCACCGTGAGGATCGGAGAATCACATCTTACATTCAAGCAAAGTGAACAACCGGCTTTTTATCACTTCGCAATCAACATCCCAGGCAATCAATTTTCTATGATGAAATACTGGATGCTGGATCGCGTGACGTTGAACCGTGAAGAAGGACGGGACGAAGTGTACTTCCCGAGCTTTGACGCGGATGCAATGTATTTTGAAGACCCGGTCGGCAATATCGTTGAGTTGATAGGCCGAAGAAAACGGGATCTATTTGGTGATTTGACAAAAGAATCATTCTTGAATATTAGCGAAATCGGTATAACGACACCGCATGTCGTCGAAGTGGGCGATGAACTGCAAGATCTCGGAATTCCGCTCCGTAATGGCACAGAAGTGGAACCGGATGAACTGAATTTTCTTGGACGTGGCGATAATTACATCGTCCTCGTTCCGCCAGGCCGTCGCTGGTATTTCTCAAAAAAAGTATCGGAAGCATATCCGCTTGAATTGACCTGGAATGAGGCACATATAAAAGTGGATGGGGAAGGAAAACTCTCATTTGAATAA